In Pseudomonadota bacterium, a single window of DNA contains:
- the truA gene encoding tRNA pseudouridine(38-40) synthase TruA: MIKNFKLTIEYDGTEFSGWQIQNNYRTIQEEIEKAISVMTKQKITLTGSGRTDAGVHALAQIANFICDTNLKPDSFFRGLNSLLPKDIIIKQCEEINENFHSRYDAKSKLYRYKILNRELPPAIGRNYAWFIKRPLDFNAMKEAVLLLVGTKDFKAFEASGSPKKTSTRTVLRAELTKEKDNVIQFEIEANGYLRFMVRNIVGALVSVGLGKLKPSDIKIILDSKDRRKAPATAPPHGLFLVKVKY, translated from the coding sequence ATGATAAAAAATTTTAAGCTTACTATAGAATATGATGGTACCGAATTCAGTGGTTGGCAAATACAAAACAATTACCGTACAATACAAGAAGAAATTGAAAAAGCTATCTCGGTCATGACTAAACAAAAGATAACTCTTACAGGCTCGGGACGTACAGATGCTGGTGTTCATGCTCTTGCCCAGATTGCCAACTTCATTTGCGATACAAACCTTAAACCCGATTCTTTTTTTAGAGGTCTAAACAGCCTTCTACCAAAAGATATCATTATCAAACAATGTGAAGAAATAAATGAAAATTTTCATTCACGCTATGATGCCAAAAGTAAGTTATATAGATATAAAATACTAAACAGGGAACTTCCGCCCGCTATAGGAAGAAATTATGCATGGTTCATAAAAAGGCCCCTTGATTTTAATGCAATGAAAGAAGCAGTTCTTTTGCTTGTCGGTACTAAAGATTTCAAAGCTTTTGAAGCAAGCGGCAGCCCGAAAAAAACTTCGACAAGAACAGTTTTAAGAGCAGAGCTTACAAAAGAAAAGGACAATGTTATTCAATTTGAAATAGAGGCTAACGGGTATTTAAGGTTTATGGTAAGAAATATAGTAGGGGCTCTTGTAAGTGTAGGCCTTGGAAAACTGAAGCCTTCAGATATAAAAATAATCCTTGATTCAAAAGATCGCCGCAAAGCCCCTGCTACAGCTCCGCCCCACGGACTTTTTCTTGTTAAAGTAAAATATTGA
- a CDS encoding CoA pyrophosphatase: MTKQFCLNSTSIETDLSIISDIIKNANRSTLPPALSYDSTCVFLLIFNKNSSLHILAIQKTDNEGYPWRNQVALPGGHVEKEDVSFVEAAYRELEEELNIRKNQVELIGSLGHFQTIQHKDIKVYTGIWKKRSNIRFDPVEISRVLEIPLNTLVEKHIDSKYYGRIPDIHELIYPLDDVEIWGVTARILHHFIELILRCSNTIKDEDSS, translated from the coding sequence ATAGAAACCGATCTTTCAATTATCTCGGATATAATCAAAAATGCCAATCGGTCAACCCTGCCTCCCGCATTATCTTATGATTCTACCTGTGTATTTCTGCTTATTTTTAATAAAAACAGTTCACTTCATATTCTTGCGATACAAAAGACTGATAATGAAGGCTATCCATGGCGAAATCAGGTTGCCCTTCCCGGAGGACATGTAGAAAAGGAAGATGTCAGTTTTGTTGAAGCTGCTTATAGAGAACTTGAAGAAGAACTTAATATAAGAAAAAACCAGGTCGAACTGATAGGTTCTCTGGGTCATTTCCAAACAATACAGCATAAAGATATTAAAGTATATACCGGCATATGGAAAAAGAGAAGTAATATTAGATTTGATCCTGTGGAAATATCCAGAGTGCTTGAAATACCACTAAACACTCTTGTTGAAAAACATATTGACTCAAAATATTACGGGCGAATACCTGACATCCATGAACTTATTTACCCATTGGATGATGTTGAAATCTGGGGTGTTACTGCAAGAATATTGCATCACTTTATAGAACTTATTTTAAGGTGTTCTAATACAATTAAGGATGAGGATAGTAGTTAA